A stretch of Nitrospinota bacterium DNA encodes these proteins:
- the dapB gene encoding 4-hydroxy-tetrahydrodipicolinate reductase: MTKILVIGIAGRMGKTIAGCIEDTEGVELGGGTEQSGSPDIGRDIGEVAGIGNKGVAVSDDLAAALATCDSVIDFTTPESSMETLKVCAEKGKAVVVGTTGFSPEQRDEIEQIGKTIPCVVAPNMSIGVNVLFKLVADAAKVLGDAYDVEIVEAHHKFKKDAPSGTAVRISEIVADSLGRNLEEVGVYGRKGIAVRTPKEIGIHTLRAGDIIGEHRVLFGGMGENFEVFHRAQSRETFARGSVRAAQWILNQPNAVYDMQDVLGLR; this comes from the coding sequence TTGACAAAAATTCTTGTTATAGGTATTGCCGGACGCATGGGGAAGACCATAGCCGGATGCATTGAAGACACAGAAGGCGTTGAACTGGGTGGGGGGACCGAGCAGTCAGGAAGCCCTGATATTGGGAGGGATATTGGAGAAGTTGCTGGTATTGGCAATAAAGGTGTTGCTGTTTCTGATGACCTGGCTGCTGCTCTTGCAACCTGTGATTCTGTGATTGATTTCACCACGCCCGAATCAAGCATGGAGACTTTGAAAGTCTGTGCCGAAAAAGGCAAAGCTGTGGTGGTAGGCACCACCGGGTTTTCTCCGGAACAGCGTGATGAAATTGAGCAGATTGGTAAAACTATTCCTTGCGTGGTGGCTCCCAACATGAGCATTGGGGTTAATGTATTGTTCAAGCTGGTTGCAGATGCTGCGAAGGTGCTGGGTGACGCCTATGATGTAGAAATTGTTGAAGCGCACCATAAATTTAAAAAGGATGCGCCAAGCGGAACGGCGGTGCGTATTTCAGAAATTGTTGCCGATTCTTTGGGAAGAAATCTCGAAGAGGTTGGCGTTTATGGAAGAAAAGGTATTGCCGTGCGTACTCCGAAAGAAATCGGTATTCACACTTTGCGTGCGGGGGATATCATCGGTGAACATCGGGTTTTGTTTGGCGGCATGGGAGAAAACTTTGAAGTGTTTCACCGTGCACAGAGCCGGGAAACTTTTGCCAGAGGTTCTGTTCGTGCCGCTCAATGGATTCTGAACCAACCCAACGCTGTTTACGATATGCAGGATGTTTTGGGCTTGCGTTGA